The proteins below are encoded in one region of Silene latifolia isolate original U9 population chromosome 2, ASM4854445v1, whole genome shotgun sequence:
- the LOC141638849 gene encoding uncharacterized protein LOC141638849, which yields MSRTDKGKEKEGDPLPMVKVPYPSRLRDTKTERQFSKFADMVRNIQVTIPFAELITQIPPYAKFMKDIITRKREFGEITTVAFMEESSSLISGKPPPKLKDPGSFSISCVIGDMVINRALCDLGASVSVMPYSIFSKLKLGHLKMSNITLQMADRSVRRPLGILEDVLVKVGKFFILVDFIVLDIAEDTRTQIILGRPFLCTAEAIIDVKLGRLTLEVGDDVITFSLPDTLSRPMIEDTCYSVYIVDESAYEFWSDSLVKDP from the coding sequence ATGTCAAgaactgataaaggtaaagagaaagaagGGGATCCACTTCCTATGGTCAAGGTCCCTTATCCGAGTCGATTGCGCGACACGAAGACGGAGAGACAATTCAGCAAATTCGCGGATATGGTAAGAAATATCCAGGTAACCATTCCTTTTGCTGAGTTAATTACCCAAATACCTCCgtacgcaaaatttatgaaagatattattACGCGTAAGAGGGAATTTGGAGAAATAACTACTGTCgcttttatggaagagtctagtagttTAATTTCGGGAAAGCCTCCCCCTAAATTGAaagatccgggtagtttctctatttctTGTGTTATAGGAGATATGGTGATAAATAGGGCGCTGTGTGACCTTGGagctagtgtcagtgtcatgccctattctatCTTTTCTAAGCTTAAATTGGGTCACCTAAAAATGTCCAATATCaccctacagatggccgatagatctgttagacGGCCCTTAggtatcttagaggatgtgcTCGTCAAGGTGGGCAAATTCTTTATTCTAGTGGACTTTATTGTATTAGATATTGCTGAGGATACCCGTACCCAGATTATTCTGGGTAGACCGTTTTTGTGTACAGCTGAagctattattgatgtcaaactcgGGCGTTTGACtctagaggtaggggatgatgtGATTACGTTTAGTCTGCCCGACACCTTGTctagaccaatgatagaggatacttgttattctgtTTATATTGTTGATGAGTCTGCTTACGAGTTTTGGTCGGACTCCTTGGTTAAGGATCCGTAG